The following coding sequences lie in one Oryza brachyantha chromosome 10, ObraRS2, whole genome shotgun sequence genomic window:
- the LOC102700742 gene encoding uncharacterized protein LOC102700742 has protein sequence MAMAAIVARAGANATGSLRSGGGGGARRRRNAVVVAAATGAGTGPAAPQEGSLERPAWSGETPLSRLVGALIAFKPLYSLMKLASREVIIRTAEKSNIPWREMTKQVLESDVYELFDRIRDLNLVYPDYYLSPFHAYDEGNLSWLAAAEAEPATMSIAKRAIPDAGSIEEANQIVRGNWLNAVEEHHLKYSGNCQINDILDVGCSVGVSTRYLAEKFPSAKAVGLDLSPYFLAVAAHKEEKLSRKNPIRWVHANGESTGLPSNSFDLVSLAYVCHECPARAITGLVNEAFRLLRPGGTIALTDNSPKSKVLQELSPVLFTLMKSTEPFIDEYYMLDLEETMKQAGFVNVHSILTDPRHRTVTGTVPF, from the exons ATGGCAATGGCAGCCATCGTCGCGCGCGCAGGCGCCAATGCGACCGGCAGCCTCcgttccggcggcggcggcggcgcccgccggcgccgcaacGCGGTGGTCGTCGCTgcggccaccggcgccggcaccgGGCCAGCGGCGCCGCAGGAGGGGTCCCTGGAGCGGCCGGCGTGGTCGGGCGAGACGCCGCTGTCCCGGCTCGTCGGCGCGCTCATCGCCTTCAAGCCGCTCTACTCCCTCATGAAGCTCGCCTCGCGCGAGGTCATCATCAG GACGGCGGAGAAGTCGAACATCCCGTGGAGGGAGATGACGAAGCAGGTGCTGGAGTCGGACGTGTACGAGCTGTTCGACAGGATACGCGACCTCAACCTCGTCTACCCAGACT ATTATTTGAGCCCATTCCACGCGTATGATGAAGGCAACCTGTCGTGGCTG GCTGCAGCTGAGGCTGAACCTGCGACAATGTCGATTGCGAAGAGGGCCATACCTGACGCTGGTTCGATCGAAGAGGCCAACCAAATTGTTCGCGGAAACTGGCTGAATGCAGTTGAGGAGCATCACCTGAAATACTCTGGGAATTGTCAGATCAATGACATTCTGGACGTTGGCTGCTCCGTTGGAGTCAGCACGCGGTACCTCGCCGAGAAGTTCCCTTCGGCAAAAGCTGTT GGTTTGGATCTTTCACCCTACTTCCTTGCCGTTGCGGCACATAAGGAAGAAAAATTGTCCCGGAAAAATCCTATCCGTTGGGTTCATGCAAATGGTGAATCCACAGGGTTGCCCTCAAATTCATTCGACCTAGTCTCCCTTGCTTATGTG TGCCACGAGTGTCCAGCACGAGCAATCACTGGGCTAGTGAACGAAGCATTTAGGCTGCTCCGACCAGGAGGAACCATCGCCCTGACCGACAATTCA CCAAAATCCAAAGTACTCCAG GAACTATCTCCAGTTTTGTTCACTCTGATGAAGAGCACAGAACCGTTCATCGATGAATACTACATGCTGGATTTGGAGGAGACGATGAAGCAAGCCGGATTTGTAAATGTTCATTCCATACTGACAGATCCCAGGCATAGGACAGTCACTGGTACTGTGCCTTTCTGA
- the LOC102701026 gene encoding protein MICRORCHIDIA 1-like, whose protein sequence is MPAAMAGTTGGGGGGSGRTLDCRSFWKAGAFEAASAPSREFHDALEAGDFDRARVHPKFLHTNATSHKWAFGAIAELLDNAVDEICNGATFVKVDKSVNLKDNSPMLFFQDDGGGMDPEGVRRCMSLGFSTKKSKKTIGQYGNGFKTSTMRLGADAIVFTRANRGSNITLSIGLLSYTFLRRTMKDDIVVPMLDFKIQDGHIVPLVYGSQGDWDSSLKIILDWSPFSSKEELLQQFEDIVGHGTKVAIYNLWMNDDGLLELDFEDDDEDILLRDQDKASGGVSKAQKEIVQQHISHRLRFSLRAYTSILYLKKFENFQIILRGKPIEQIRIADELKFKKVVTYKPQVAHDSQVVAVKVDVGFAKEAPVLGIFGMNVYHKNRLIMPFWKVLQEGSSRGRSVVGVLEANFIEPAHDKQDFERTPLFIRLEAKLRQIIIDYWKEKCHLIGYQPVDPQLRSQYKAALKDSGNPGPKSQQRASTNRTGGHTSNLLPETYDDIADVGLTANGAGSGVQSLRQAQGKSMEPAGLDEDSVDIGSDGTLDPNFMGKLSEENIALFTRREELRQRDTQLRQTISQLEQQLEDTKRKCTQLADDLKVRKSQQQQQPPYI, encoded by the exons atgccggcggcgatggccggcaccacaggaggcggcggaggcggcagcggccggaCCCTCGATTGCCGCAGCTTCTGGAAGGCCGGCGCGTTCGAGGCCGCGTCCGCCCCCTCTCGCGAGTTCCACG ATGCTCTTGAGGCAGGGGACTTCGATCGCGCCCGCGTTCACCCCAAGTTCCTCCACACCAACGCGACCTCTCACAAGTGGGCATTCGGAG CTATAGCTGAACTTCTTGACAATGCAGTAGATGAG ATTTGCAATGGTGCCACATTTGTAAAAGTGGATAAAAGCGTCAACTTGAAAGACAATAGCCCAATGCTGTTTTTTCAAG ATGATGGAGGAGGAATGGATCCTGAAGGGGTTCGACGATGCATGAGTCTTGGATTCTCAACCAAGAAATCAAAGAAAACCATTGGCCAGT ATGGAAATGGCTTTAAGACAAGCACAATGAGACTTGGTGCTGATGCAATAGTGTTTACTCGTGCAAATCGTGGAAG TAATATTACCTTGAGTATTGGTTTGCTCTCTTACACTTTCTTGAGGAGAACTATGAAGGATGATATAGTTGTCCCCATG CTCGATTTTAAAATCCAAGATGGCCACATTGTACCTTTGGTGTATGGTTCACAGGGTGATTGGGACAGCAGCTTGAAGATAATACTGGACTGGTCCCCTTTTTCTTCAAAGGAAGAACTGCTACAACAG TTTGAGGATATTGTTGGTCATGGAACTAAGGTGGCAATATACAATTTATGGATGAACGACGATGGCCTTTTAGAACTTGACTTtgaggatgatgatgag GACATATTACTCAGAGATCAAGATAAAGCCAGCGGCGGAGTGTCAAAGGCCCAAAAAGAAATTGTTCAGCAACATATATCCCACAGACTCAGATTTTCATTGCGA GCGTATACTTCCATCCTTTACCTTaagaagtttgaaaatttcCAAATTATATTAAGAGGAAAACCCATTGAACAGATAAGGATTGCTGATGAGCTAAAGTTTAAGAAAGTAGTTACCTACAAACCTCAAGTTGCACACGATTCTCAAGTG GTTGCAGTGAAAGTAGACGTTGGCTTTGCAAAGGAGGCACCTGTTCTGGGGATTTTTGGGATGAATGTTTACCATAAAAATCGACTAATAATG CCCTTCTGGAAGGTCCTTCAAGAGGGATCTAGTAGAGGGAGAAGTGTTGTTG GTGTACTGGAGGCAAATTTCATTGAGCCGGCACATGACAAACAAGATTTTGAGAGAACTCCACTATTTATTCGACTAGAAGCTAAGCTTAGACAAATTATCATTGATTATTG GAAAGAAAAGTGTCATTTAATAGGTTACCAGCCAGTGGATCCACAATTAAGATCCCAGTACAAGGCTGCTCTCAAAGATTCAGGGAACCCTGGACCTAAGTCTCAGCAGAGAGCTTCCACTAATAGGACTGGAGGGCATACATCAAATTTGCTACCGGAGACGTATGATGATATTGCAGATGTTGGATTGACAGCCAACGGTGCAG GTTCTGGTGTACAATCATTACGCCAAGCTCAAGGAAAAAGTATGGAGCCAGCAGGCTTGGATGAG GATTCTGTAGATATTGGTTCTGACGGCACACTTGATCCCAATTTCATGGGAAAGCTGAGTGAAGAAAACATTGCTCTGTTCACAAG GCGTGAAGAGCTTCGACAACGAGATACACAGTTGAGACAGACG ATCTCGCAGCTAGAACAACAGCTAGAGGATACGAAAAGGAAGTGCACTCAGCTTGCTGATGACTTGAAGGTACGGAAAagccagcaacagcagcagccccCTTACATATGA